In one Bactrocera tryoni isolate S06 chromosome 5, CSIRO_BtryS06_freeze2, whole genome shotgun sequence genomic region, the following are encoded:
- the LOC120777265 gene encoding phosphatidylinositol N-acetylglucosaminyltransferase subunit C: MVPQSYKRWKKCLYENAEYDDNYTDPSFLKDLKTNLNVRFFTFEEALKGITRLNNQISCITAFLVIFYLLYSESVTPLNVLLVTGLITSVGYIFYRGQKLFTLQYLLEDSKTLLTVLVFGYLFAPLLHRLTNAISTDTIFSMTFFVLLLNLIFFDYGLSAAMVSKALSLNAAIFASICLASRLSTAFHAFVLLVEASVFFVLYPIFTSLYWRWYLLLPTYMICCFMLYNISINILIIYATLTGFINIICPYIFVTQQQYKQNIHGPWDEAVVEENSENVISDK; this comes from the coding sequence ATGGTGCCTCAATCATATAAACGTTGGAAGAAATGCTTGTACGAAAATGCTGAATATGACGATAATTACACAGATCCCAGCTTCCTAAAAGACTTGAAAACGAATTTAAATGTTCGCTTTTTCACTTTCGAGGAAGCTCTTAAAGGCATCACTAGGCtaaataaccaaatttcgtgtataACCgcttttttggttattttctaTTTGCTTTACAGCGAGAGTGTTACCCCACTCAATGTTTTATTAGTCACTGGACTAATCACTTCAGTTGGATACATCTTTTACCGTGGACAAAAGCTTTTTACACTTCAATATCTTCTGGAGGACTCAAAAACTCTATTGACGGTATTGGTCTTTGGATATCTTTTTGCGCCTTTACTACACCGTCTAACGAATGCTATAAGCACTGatacaatattttcaatgacATTCTTTGTCCTGCTGctcaatctaatattttttgattatggATTATCAGCTGCAATGGTTTCAAAGGCGCTATCATTGAATGCTGCTATATTTGCATCAATTTGTTTGGCGTCTCGCCTTTCTACTGCTTTCCATGCGTTTGTTTTGCTTGTAGAAGCGTCTGTCTTTTTTGTACTTTATCCTATTTTTACATCTTTATACTGGCGATGGTACCTTTTGTTGCCTACTTATAtgatttgttgttttatgcTGTACAACATTTCCATTaatattcttattatttatgcCACTTTAACGggatttattaatattatatgtcCATACATATTTgtgacacaacaacaatataagcAAAATATTCATGGGCCATGGGATGAAGCAGTAGTAGAGGAAAACTCGGAGAATGTCATTAGTGATAAATAA